One region of Pristis pectinata isolate sPriPec2 chromosome 30, sPriPec2.1.pri, whole genome shotgun sequence genomic DNA includes:
- the slc18a3a gene encoding probable vesicular acetylcholine transporter-A has protein sequence MAAKMTIGLVKSAVVTFSDVVGERSNQISRAMREPQRQRKILLVIVCIAMLLDNMLYMVIVPIIPNYLETIRTYKLVYVTSPSNGTNGSLLNSTQRPVLERNPNANEDIQIGVLFASKAILQLLSNPLTGTFIDRVGYDIPLLIGLTIMFFSTLTFAFGESYAMLFIARSMQGLGSAFADTSGIAMIADKYTEESERSTALGIALAFISFGSLVAPPFGGILYQFAGKRVPFLVLSLVSLLDGILLLMVITPFTNRTRQNMPQGTPIYKLMIDPYIAVVAGALTTCNIPLAFLEPTISKWMKKTMNASEWQMGLTWLPAFFPHILGVYITVKLAAKYPNYQWFYGALGLVIIGASSCTVPACRNFEELIIPLCALCFGIALVDTALLPTLAFLVDMRYVSVYGSVYAIADISYSVAYALGPILAGQIVHTLGFVQLNLGMGLVNILYAPTLLFLRNVCQMKPSLSERNVLLEEGPRGLYDTIIMEERKAAKKTHGSSAGNLSMSAVLDNSDIEDASE, from the coding sequence ATGGCTGCAAAAATGACCATTGGACTGGTCAAATCAGCCGTGGTGACATTTTCAGACGTGGTTGGTGAAAGAAGTAACCAGATCAGTAGGGCTATGCGTGAACCGCAGCGGCAGCGCAAAATACTCCTCGTCATAGTGTGCATCGCAATGTTACTGGACAACATGCTCTACATGGTGATTGTACCCATTATACCAAACTACCTTGAAACTATAAGAACTTACAAACTGGTGTACGTTACATCACCTTCCAATGGGACCAATGGGTCTCTTCTCAACTCCACGCAGAGACCTGTCTTGGAGAGGAACCCGAACGCAAACGAAGACATACAAATCGGAGTGCTGTTCGCCTCCAAAGCGATCCTTCAGCTGCTCTCCAACCCACTGACTGGTACCTTCATTGACCGCGTAGGGTACGACATTCCGCTGCTGATAGGACTCACCATTATGTTTTTCTCCACCCTCACGTTTGCTTTCGGCGAGAGCTATGCCATGCTGTTCATAGCCAGGAGCATGCAAGGGCTGGGCTCCGCGTTCGCGGACACCTCGGGGATCGCCATGATCGCGGACAAGTACACGGAGGAATCGGAGAGGAGCACAGCCCTCGGCATTGCCTTGGCTTTCATCTCCTTCGGGAGCTTAGTGGCGCCCCCCTTTGGTGGTATATTATATCAGTTCGCGGGCAAGCGTGTCCCCTTCCTAGTGCTATCGCTTGTCTCCCTGCTGGACGGTATTTTGTTACTCATGGTCATCACGCCCTTCACTAATAGAACACGTCAAAACATGCCGCAGGGCACTCCTATCTATAAGCTGATGATCGATCCCTACATTGCTGTAGTAGCCGGCGCCCTCACCACCTGTAACATCCCCCTCGCTTTCTTAGAACCGACCATATCAAAATGGATGAAAAAGACAATGAATGCCAGCgaatggcaaatgggactaacatgGTTACCGGCATTTTTCCCGCACATCCTAGGCGTGTACATCACTGTAAAGCTAGCTGCTAAATATCCCAATTACCAATGGTTCTATGGAGCGTTAGGTTTGGTTATTATAGGTGCTAGCTCGTGCACTGTCCCAGCCTGCAGAAATTTTGAAGAACTCATCATCCCATTGTGTGCCCTTTGCTTTGGGATCGCTCTGGTGGACACCGCTCTCTTGCCCACCCTTGCCTTCCTTGTAGACATGCGTTATGTCTCCGTGTACGGTAGTGTGTATGCCATAGCAGACATCTCCTATTCTGTTGCCTATGCCTTGGGCCCCATTTTGGCTGGACAAATTGTCCACACACTGGGCTTTGTTCAGCTCAACCTTGGCATGGGCTTGGTCAACATCCTCTATGCCCCTACCTTGCTGTTCCTCAGAAACGTGTGTCAAATGAAACCCTCGCTTTCTGAGAGAAATGTCCTGTTGGAGGAGGGTCCGAGGGGTTTGTATGACACCATCATAATGGAAGAACGCAAGGCGGCTAAGAAAACCCACGGCAGCTCTGCCGGTAACCTCTCCATGTCCGCAGTGCTAGATAACTCCGACATAGAGGACGCCAGTGAATAG